From Enterococcus wangshanyuanii, the proteins below share one genomic window:
- a CDS encoding ABC transporter permease, with translation MKFSDILKSASSNLMRNKGRTILTIVAIFIGAFTISLTTGVNIGVNDYIDKQVGSVGGENQIFVQPKMEMNMGNSDEPTKYDPDKKTSTMSQIQAMTEKDVEKIKELKGIDSVEPMKSATIDYIEGTNGEKYVFSASSTMEDMNIDLETGKTVSQDSTAFEINLAPEYVKSLGFISSKDAVGKTVKLGTAPTLGGEEKVVEAKIVGVRNTSLIQGGMSLMNRSLVDKLVEINEEGLPENMQNQYGMVIAAADKNSTKEDITAIKERLDKAGYTGSTVEDEIGMIRNIINAITGVLTMFGAIALLAASFGIINTLYMSVQERTREIGLMKAMGLSSGKVFTIFSVEAALIGFLGSVLGILGAVGVGALVNQIAADSFLEALTGFTLIQFSAGSSLVIILVIMAIAFLAGTLPARRAAKLDPIESLRYE, from the coding sequence ATGAAATTCAGCGATATTTTAAAATCAGCAAGTTCAAACTTAATGCGCAACAAAGGTCGGACGATTTTGACGATTGTTGCAATTTTTATTGGAGCCTTTACTATCTCATTGACGACTGGGGTCAATATCGGTGTCAATGATTATATCGATAAACAAGTCGGCAGTGTCGGCGGAGAAAACCAGATTTTTGTTCAGCCGAAGATGGAAATGAACATGGGCAATAGTGATGAGCCTACCAAATATGATCCAGATAAAAAGACCAGCACGATGTCTCAAATACAGGCAATGACAGAGAAAGATGTTGAAAAAATAAAAGAACTTAAAGGGATCGATTCAGTTGAGCCTATGAAATCTGCAACGATCGATTATATCGAAGGTACAAACGGTGAAAAATATGTATTTTCTGCAAGTTCAACGATGGAAGATATGAATATCGATCTGGAAACAGGCAAAACTGTTTCTCAAGACAGCACAGCATTTGAAATCAACTTAGCACCTGAATATGTGAAATCACTTGGCTTCATATCAAGTAAGGACGCAGTTGGTAAAACCGTGAAACTAGGAACGGCTCCGACGCTTGGCGGCGAAGAAAAAGTTGTTGAAGCAAAAATCGTTGGCGTTCGTAATACCAGTTTGATTCAAGGCGGTATGTCATTGATGAACCGCTCATTAGTGGATAAACTGGTTGAAATCAATGAAGAAGGTCTGCCGGAAAACATGCAAAACCAATATGGAATGGTCATTGCAGCTGCGGATAAAAACAGTACAAAAGAAGACATTACGGCAATCAAAGAACGTTTAGACAAAGCAGGCTACACAGGATCGACCGTGGAAGATGAAATCGGTATGATCAGAAATATCATCAATGCAATTACAGGAGTCTTAACAATGTTTGGGGCGATTGCATTATTAGCAGCAAGCTTTGGAATCATCAATACGTTGTACATGTCCGTTCAAGAGCGTACAAGAGAGATCGGATTGATGAAAGCAATGGGCTTAAGTAGTGGGAAAGTCTTTACGATCTTTAGTGTAGAAGCAGCATTGATCGGATTCTTAGGCTCAGTCCTAGGAATTTTAGGTGCAGTCGGTGTTGGTGCACTTGTGAACCAAATCGCGGCAGATTCATTCTTGGAAGCCTTGACTGGATTTACACTGATCCAATTTTCAGCAGGGTCTTCACTTGTGATTATCTTAGTGATCATGGCGATCGCTTTCTTAGCAGGAACATTACCAGCAAGAAGAGCGGCCAAATTAGATCCAATCGAATCTTTACGTTATGAATAA
- a CDS encoding NADP-dependent oxidoreductase, which produces MKAVVINQYGSKDVLEEQEVTLPELKEHQVLVKEYATSINPIDWKLREGYLKQMFDWEFPIILGWDVAGVITEVGSLVTEWKVGDKVFARPETTRFGTYAEETIVDDHLLAAIPENISFEEAAAVPLAGLTAWQALFDHGDLKKGEKVLIHAGAGGVGTYAIQLAKDAGAYVITTASEKNHELLQKLGADEVIDYHTTDFTDVLSDIDLVFDTMGGDVQKNSFKVLKADTGRLISIVGIVDEELAKEKNIRAEGIWLQPDGKQLSQIADLMAKGKVTSVIGEFFPFSRQGVYDAHALSETHHAVGKIVIKMDE; this is translated from the coding sequence ATGAAAGCAGTAGTCATCAATCAATATGGCAGTAAGGATGTCTTAGAAGAACAAGAGGTTACCTTACCTGAATTAAAAGAACATCAGGTATTAGTAAAGGAATATGCAACGTCGATCAATCCGATCGACTGGAAACTTAGAGAAGGCTATTTGAAGCAAATGTTTGACTGGGAATTTCCCATTATTTTAGGCTGGGATGTTGCCGGTGTGATCACTGAAGTTGGAAGCCTTGTAACAGAGTGGAAAGTCGGCGATAAAGTTTTCGCTCGTCCTGAAACCACTCGTTTTGGAACCTATGCAGAAGAAACGATCGTCGATGATCATTTATTAGCAGCGATCCCTGAAAATATTAGCTTTGAAGAAGCTGCGGCTGTGCCATTAGCAGGGCTGACAGCTTGGCAAGCATTGTTTGATCATGGCGACCTTAAAAAAGGTGAAAAAGTCTTGATCCATGCAGGTGCAGGCGGTGTTGGAACCTATGCGATCCAATTAGCAAAAGATGCTGGAGCCTATGTTATTACAACAGCCAGTGAGAAAAATCATGAGCTATTGCAAAAATTAGGCGCAGATGAAGTGATCGATTATCATACAACAGATTTTACAGATGTTTTATCGGATATCGATTTAGTGTTTGACACAATGGGCGGAGACGTTCAAAAAAATAGTTTCAAGGTCTTAAAAGCTGATACAGGACGCTTGATTTCGATCGTCGGAATCGTAGATGAGGAGCTTGCTAAAGAAAAAAATATTCGAGCGGAAGGGATTTGGCTGCAGCCGGATGGTAAGCAGTTGAGCCAAATTGCTGATTTAATGGCAAAAGGGAAAGTGACTTCTGTTATTGGAGAGTTTTTCCCCTTCTCAAGACAAGGGGTCTATGATGCTCATGCGTTGAGTGAAACCCATCATGCTGTCGGAAAAATCGTGATAAAAATGGATGAATAA
- a CDS encoding response regulator transcription factor has product MATILIIEDDDVIAEFMGAVLEKEKHTIYIARSALEGLSTYRMWPVDLILLDLGLPDQDGMDVLKSIRTTSSIPIIIISARDHEDHKVEALDLGADDYITKPFGTPELLARIRTALRHAAAHSNTQEIKQIINGDLCIDIEHHQVTKRGQVIHLTPNEYKIIQVLGENMGKVLTHTYISQKVWGPYSNESQTLRVNMSNIRKKIEENPVEPEYILTEIGIGYRMLETKKAVD; this is encoded by the coding sequence ATGGCAACGATTTTAATCATAGAAGATGACGATGTGATCGCAGAATTTATGGGTGCTGTTTTAGAAAAAGAAAAGCACACGATCTATATTGCACGCTCTGCTCTTGAAGGTTTGTCAACGTACCGAATGTGGCCCGTTGATTTGATTTTGCTGGACCTTGGCTTGCCGGATCAAGATGGGATGGACGTATTGAAAAGCATTCGGACAACCTCATCTATACCGATCATCATTATTTCAGCACGGGATCATGAAGATCATAAAGTTGAAGCGCTAGATTTAGGTGCTGACGACTATATCACTAAGCCTTTTGGGACACCTGAGCTTTTAGCAAGAATCAGAACAGCTTTGCGTCACGCAGCTGCTCATTCGAATACCCAAGAAATTAAACAAATCATAAATGGAGATTTATGTATCGATATTGAACATCATCAAGTGACAAAACGAGGACAAGTCATCCACTTGACGCCAAATGAATACAAGATCATCCAAGTCTTAGGCGAAAATATGGGGAAAGTCTTGACGCACACCTATATTTCTCAAAAAGTCTGGGGACCATACAGCAATGAAAGCCAGACACTAAGAGTCAACATGTCGAATATTCGTAAAAAGATCGAAGAAAATCCAGTAGAACCAGAATATATTTTAACTGAGATAGGGATCGGGTATCGAATGTTGGAGACGAAAAAAGCAGTCGATTAA
- a CDS encoding potassium-transporting ATPase subunit C encodes MKKTMIASLKSLVVFTLLCGVFYTAAVTAFGQVLFSSQANGSLVETEKAGKKQIIGSKLIGQAFSADKYLHGRPTTVSQLSPVSKEQQKLIDERIEQADSKEVPIELVTASASGVDPEISLDAAMSQVSRIALARTMKKDEVRDIIKQNITGLKIGPADSRRINVLGVNQMLDEAK; translated from the coding sequence GTGAAAAAAACAATGATTGCCTCATTAAAGAGTCTCGTCGTATTCACCTTATTGTGCGGTGTGTTTTATACAGCAGCTGTCACTGCGTTCGGGCAAGTACTTTTTTCATCTCAGGCTAACGGCAGTTTAGTCGAAACAGAAAAAGCAGGGAAAAAACAGATCATCGGCTCCAAATTGATTGGACAAGCGTTTTCAGCGGATAAATATTTACATGGACGACCAACGACAGTCAGCCAGCTTTCGCCAGTTTCAAAAGAACAACAAAAATTGATTGATGAAAGAATTGAACAAGCCGACTCAAAAGAAGTCCCGATCGAATTAGTCACCGCTTCAGCCAGCGGTGTCGATCCTGAAATTTCGCTCGATGCTGCAATGAGTCAGGTTTCGCGAATCGCCTTAGCGAGAACGATGAAAAAAGATGAGGTCCGTGATATAATCAAACAAAATATCACTGGGCTTAAAATCGGACCAGCAGACTCAAGGCGGATCAATGTATTAGGAGTCAATCAAATGCTGGATGAGGCGAAATAA
- a CDS encoding 3-oxoacid CoA-transferase subunit A, which translates to MKRIDKKELMNLIHTGETVMIGGFMSVGIPETAIQVLAQSEVENLTIISNDTGVSVGEDKSRLGIGRLLLEHKVRKVIASHIGMNAETGRQMINEEIEVELVPQGTLAEKIHAGGAGLGGFLTPTGLGTVVAQGKEILSIADKEYLLETPLIADVALIKAHKADTLGNLVYQKAARNFNPVMALAAKTVIVEVDELVEAGALDPEEIVTPFVVVDKILVKEKSDAVER; encoded by the coding sequence ATGAAAAGGATAGATAAAAAAGAATTAATGAATTTAATTCATACAGGAGAGACGGTCATGATTGGCGGCTTCATGTCAGTTGGGATTCCTGAGACAGCGATTCAGGTACTTGCTCAAAGTGAAGTGGAAAACTTGACGATCATCAGTAATGACACAGGTGTCTCTGTTGGAGAGGATAAAAGTAGATTAGGGATCGGTCGTCTGTTGTTAGAACATAAGGTGCGAAAAGTTATTGCATCACATATTGGGATGAATGCTGAAACAGGGCGCCAGATGATCAATGAAGAAATCGAGGTAGAGCTGGTTCCCCAGGGAACGCTGGCAGAAAAAATCCATGCCGGTGGTGCCGGCTTGGGCGGCTTTTTGACACCAACTGGGCTTGGGACAGTAGTTGCTCAGGGAAAAGAAATCCTCTCGATTGCTGATAAAGAGTATCTTCTAGAAACACCATTGATAGCAGATGTTGCCCTTATTAAGGCACATAAGGCTGATACTTTAGGCAATCTTGTTTATCAAAAAGCCGCTCGGAATTTCAATCCGGTTATGGCGCTGGCTGCGAAAACGGTGATCGTTGAAGTGGATGAGCTGGTAGAAGCAGGAGCGCTTGATCCAGAAGAAATCGTGACACCATTTGTGGTTGTCGATAAAATTTTGGTGAAGGAGAAAAGCGATGCAGTTGAAAGATAA
- the kdpB gene encoding potassium-transporting ATPase subunit KdpB, with amino-acid sequence MKNTQSKRTVYLDALRSSFKKLAPAVQIKNPVMLVVYLGAILTTVLYILTFAGYTDTEPFFILAIALILWLTILFANFAEAIAEGRGKAQAESLKQAKKDVVAHKVASLEDAALKRFSEVKSSELKKGDFVYVSANEQIPMDGDVIDGAASVDESAITGESAPVIRESGGDRSAVTGGTTVVSDYLVIKVTAESGESFLDKMISMVEGTERKKTPNEIGLQIILIMLTIIFLVVSATLLPFTKFSSELVGNGSALALTVIIALLVCLAPTTIGALVSSIGIAGMSRLNKENVIAMSGRAIEAAGDVDILLLDKTGTITLGNRRASEFIPVPGVSEFELADAAQLSSLADETAEGRSIVILAKEKFDIRGRELNHADVEFIEFTAKTRMSGINYQGDEIRKGAADTMKSYVEEKGNRYPEECDHIVQRVANEGGTPLVVVKNNQVFGVIYLKDIVKNGVKEKFDDLRKMGIKTIMITGDNPMTAAVIAAEAGVDDFLAEATPENKMSLIRDYQEKGHLVAMTGDGTNDAPALAQADVAVAMNTGTQAAKEAGNMIDLDSSPTKLISIVKIGKQLLMTRGALTTFSIANDIAKYFAIIPVLFFSIYPSLEALNIMKLTNPTTAILSAIIYNAFIIVALIPLALKGVPYKEKPASQILRHNLLVYGLGGVVAPFIAIKLIDLCLTFLLY; translated from the coding sequence TTGAAAAATACACAAAGTAAACGCACCGTCTATTTAGACGCTTTACGATCTTCCTTTAAAAAATTAGCTCCCGCTGTTCAAATAAAAAATCCAGTGATGCTCGTTGTTTATCTGGGAGCGATATTAACGACCGTTCTTTATATTTTGACTTTTGCAGGATACACGGATACAGAACCATTCTTTATTTTAGCGATCGCATTGATTTTATGGTTGACGATTTTGTTTGCCAATTTTGCTGAAGCGATCGCAGAAGGAAGAGGTAAGGCTCAGGCCGAAAGTTTAAAGCAGGCAAAAAAAGATGTCGTTGCACATAAGGTTGCTTCATTAGAAGATGCTGCTTTGAAAAGATTTAGTGAGGTTAAATCATCAGAGCTGAAAAAAGGAGACTTTGTTTATGTCAGTGCCAATGAACAAATTCCTATGGATGGCGATGTGATCGATGGAGCTGCCTCTGTTGATGAAAGTGCGATCACAGGAGAATCAGCACCTGTGATCAGAGAATCAGGCGGTGACCGCAGTGCAGTAACTGGAGGGACAACGGTCGTTTCCGACTATTTGGTGATCAAAGTAACAGCTGAAAGTGGTGAATCTTTTTTAGATAAAATGATTTCTATGGTTGAAGGAACCGAACGTAAAAAGACACCAAATGAAATTGGTTTACAGATCATTTTGATCATGCTGACGATTATTTTTCTTGTTGTTTCAGCTACTTTACTGCCATTTACGAAGTTTTCCAGTGAATTAGTTGGAAATGGCTCTGCATTAGCATTGACTGTGATCATTGCATTATTGGTTTGCTTGGCGCCGACAACGATCGGTGCACTGGTTTCTTCGATCGGAATTGCGGGTATGAGTCGCTTGAATAAAGAAAATGTGATCGCTATGAGCGGACGGGCAATCGAAGCTGCGGGAGATGTGGATATTCTATTACTAGATAAAACAGGGACGATCACCTTAGGAAACCGTCGCGCTAGTGAATTTATCCCTGTACCAGGAGTGTCTGAATTTGAGCTGGCGGATGCAGCACAGCTTTCTTCTTTAGCAGATGAAACAGCTGAGGGCCGAAGTATCGTCATTTTGGCAAAGGAAAAGTTTGATATTCGCGGACGTGAACTCAATCATGCAGACGTTGAATTCATTGAGTTTACAGCTAAAACTAGAATGAGCGGAATCAATTATCAAGGCGATGAGATCCGTAAAGGTGCCGCAGATACAATGAAAAGTTATGTAGAAGAAAAAGGCAATCGATACCCAGAGGAATGTGATCACATCGTTCAGCGTGTAGCCAACGAAGGTGGAACCCCATTAGTTGTTGTTAAAAACAATCAGGTCTTTGGTGTGATCTATTTGAAGGATATCGTCAAAAATGGCGTAAAAGAAAAATTTGATGATCTACGTAAAATGGGGATCAAAACGATCATGATCACAGGGGACAATCCGATGACTGCTGCAGTGATTGCAGCAGAAGCTGGTGTAGATGACTTTCTGGCAGAAGCAACACCGGAAAATAAGATGAGCTTGATTCGTGATTATCAAGAAAAAGGACACTTGGTTGCTATGACCGGAGATGGGACGAACGATGCGCCAGCGCTTGCTCAAGCTGATGTTGCTGTTGCAATGAATACTGGCACTCAAGCGGCTAAAGAAGCTGGTAATATGATCGATCTGGATTCTAGTCCGACAAAATTGATCAGTATCGTTAAGATCGGCAAACAACTGTTGATGACACGCGGCGCATTGACAACTTTTAGTATCGCCAATGATATCGCAAAATATTTTGCGATCATCCCGGTGTTATTTTTCAGTATTTATCCTTCTTTAGAAGCACTGAATATCATGAAACTGACAAATCCGACAACGGCTATTCTATCTGCGATCATCTATAATGCATTTATCATTGTAGCGTTGATCCCTCTTGCATTGAAAGGCGTTCCCTATAAAGAAAAACCGGCTAGTCAAATTTTGCGTCACAACTTACTGGTATATGGTTTAGGCGGAGTAGTCGCACCATTTATTGCGATCAAATTGATCGATCTTTGTCTCACATTTTTATTGTATTAG
- a CDS encoding LysR family transcriptional regulator: protein MDIKQLKYFVTIVDSDNNLSAAAKKMHLSQPALSKMIKTFEEEENIELFIRKQGKLSALTAVGETFYEQAIEVIASYEEMMKQLEEKNQFLTGSITIGIPPLILSLVFANFLSQFILEHPEIRINIVEEGAYELKKMLLVNEIDLAILLQPTELVNIEEHTLVEDELYAFMSINNAYAKKEWITWEQLAKEPLALFNDTFMIHHLVMSYFDKLNLKPMIKIQSGAWDLLLKMTFNTAFLTILPAPVKDFIQERDYKAVRIQNPLSWKVTVCRPKKKNYLNVEKFVLKSILEHFANPTP from the coding sequence TTGGATATCAAGCAATTAAAATATTTTGTGACGATCGTTGATTCCGATAATAATTTATCTGCTGCGGCAAAAAAAATGCACCTTTCTCAACCAGCATTGAGTAAGATGATCAAAACATTTGAAGAGGAAGAAAATATTGAGTTGTTTATACGCAAACAGGGAAAACTCTCCGCTTTAACCGCTGTTGGTGAAACATTTTACGAACAAGCAATTGAAGTGATTGCTTCTTACGAAGAAATGATGAAACAGCTCGAGGAAAAAAATCAGTTTTTGACTGGCAGTATCACGATCGGAATCCCACCATTGATTCTTTCTCTGGTTTTTGCGAATTTTTTATCTCAGTTTATCCTAGAACACCCAGAAATAAGAATAAATATTGTCGAAGAAGGTGCGTATGAACTTAAAAAAATGTTGTTAGTCAATGAAATTGATTTGGCTATTTTACTACAGCCGACAGAATTAGTGAATATTGAGGAACATACACTGGTGGAAGATGAGCTGTATGCATTTATGAGCATCAACAATGCCTACGCTAAAAAAGAATGGATCACTTGGGAACAATTGGCAAAGGAGCCGTTGGCATTATTCAACGATACTTTTATGATCCATCATTTGGTCATGAGTTATTTTGATAAGCTGAACTTAAAACCGATGATAAAAATTCAGTCTGGTGCTTGGGATTTACTATTGAAGATGACCTTTAATACAGCGTTTTTGACCATTTTACCCGCGCCAGTCAAGGATTTTATTCAGGAACGCGATTATAAAGCAGTCCGCATTCAAAATCCGCTTTCTTGGAAGGTCACTGTTTGTCGTCCTAAAAAGAAGAACTATTTAAATGTGGAAAAGTTTGTTTTAAAAAGTATACTCGAGCACTTTGCTAATCCAACTCCTTAA
- a CDS encoding ABC transporter ATP-binding protein: MSVIEAKNIKKSYGRNESRFDALKGVDLSVKEGESVAIIGKSGSGKSTFMHILALLDKPTSGEILLNNQNVTSISKKQLDKTRNEQFGFVFQQFFMNPKDTVLNNVMLPLKIGGISSSKRKQMALEALKAVDLEDKINNKANNLSGGQKQRVCIARALVNNPKIIFADEPTGNLDSATGDKIEQLLFNLNKEKGITLIIVTHDPELAARCDRQIHVRDGLIIGGDE, translated from the coding sequence ATGTCTGTAATCGAAGCAAAAAACATAAAAAAAAGCTATGGACGAAACGAATCAAGATTTGATGCCTTAAAAGGTGTGGATCTATCAGTTAAAGAAGGAGAATCTGTAGCGATCATCGGAAAAAGCGGATCGGGGAAATCAACATTTATGCATATTCTGGCATTATTAGATAAACCAACTTCTGGTGAAATTTTATTAAATAATCAAAACGTAACAAGTATCAGTAAAAAACAATTAGATAAAACAAGGAATGAACAATTTGGTTTTGTCTTCCAGCAATTCTTCATGAATCCTAAAGATACCGTTTTAAACAATGTGATGCTGCCGCTGAAAATCGGTGGGATCTCCAGCAGTAAACGTAAACAAATGGCGCTTGAGGCACTTAAAGCCGTTGATTTAGAAGATAAAATCAATAACAAAGCCAATAATTTATCCGGAGGACAAAAACAACGTGTTTGTATTGCGCGTGCGTTAGTCAATAATCCAAAAATCATTTTTGCTGATGAACCAACAGGAAACCTGGATTCGGCAACAGGAGATAAAATCGAGCAGCTTTTATTCAATTTGAACAAAGAAAAAGGCATCACACTGATCATTGTAACGCATGACCCAGAACTTGCGGCCCGCTGTGATCGTCAGATCCATGTTCGTGACGGCTTGATCATAGGAGGAGATGAGTAG
- a CDS encoding sensor histidine kinase produces the protein MTEERLDPEYLLEKWKKNEQSLRSGRLKVFFGYAAGVGKTYAMLKEAHEQQTEGKTVVVGYVEPHARPETEALVDGLPVLPTKKYTYKGITIQEFDVDAALKKKPDLILVDELAHTNAVGARNKKRYQDIEELLKAGIDVYTTVNVQHIESLNDIVEQVTGVHISETVPDTFFETSALKVVDIETEELLERLKQGKIYHSENAKKAMANFFTTDNLTLLRGLAIRKASDHINTTNQQETQKSTGIHSKLLTVIDEKNPEMTKKCLRWTARLAQALGTEWIALEILEDLSEHSESENAKLATKLGGEVVTLESDNQRDTIIQYVKMRGVTDLVMGKVINRSRFIRLYRPDLEDELVSFIPDVDIHLVPYQSNKYLLNKYAVKKKNLNTVFTWKDFYMTLGLLAMATILSELGSYFHIGDQNLILIYILFVLLVARATTGYLWTAIASIASVLMFNWFFVAPLYSLTVYKQGYPLTLFFMLLVALLVSNLMMQIKKQAFYAMKREHQLEILYELNKKYLVTHDQKEILATTADYLSNMLDREVVLYDEQEVKEPNGAPIKGPLRSLEELAVANWVFVNQKQAGYGTDTLMGAKALYLPVLSNGVTLAVIGIEKSKENPITDEIISFLELISTQLALALEQNILTSERQQILFESEKERMRGNLLRAISHDLRTPLTGISGSVEAILAEDKRTLLPKETKQKLLIGIKEDADWLIRMVENLLSITRINEETMKVAKRKEAIEEVVASAIQRIRKSYPTSEIKVSLPEEFILVPMDSILIEQVLFNLMENAIRHSNCQSAIFVTVSLAENDAVFEVADQGQGLTSEQLKGLFSGMNQQSTPVDSKNGMGIGLSIVKTIILAHDGTLKAGNRPQGGAFFSFTLPLERKEQL, from the coding sequence GTGACTGAGGAACGATTAGATCCAGAATACTTATTAGAAAAATGGAAGAAAAACGAACAAAGCCTGAGGTCTGGTAGACTGAAGGTTTTCTTCGGTTATGCAGCAGGTGTAGGAAAGACCTATGCTATGTTGAAAGAAGCGCATGAACAGCAAACAGAAGGGAAAACAGTCGTTGTGGGGTATGTAGAACCTCACGCTAGGCCTGAAACAGAAGCATTAGTGGATGGGTTACCCGTTTTGCCGACTAAAAAATATACCTACAAAGGGATCACGATCCAAGAGTTTGATGTAGATGCAGCTTTAAAAAAGAAGCCGGATCTTATTTTAGTAGATGAATTGGCGCATACAAATGCTGTGGGTGCCCGCAATAAAAAAAGATATCAGGATATCGAAGAATTGCTGAAAGCTGGAATCGATGTTTATACGACAGTCAATGTTCAGCATATCGAAAGCTTGAATGATATCGTTGAACAAGTAACAGGTGTTCATATTTCAGAAACAGTCCCAGATACTTTTTTTGAAACAAGTGCTTTAAAAGTCGTTGATATTGAAACAGAAGAGCTTTTAGAGCGTCTAAAACAAGGGAAGATCTATCATTCAGAAAATGCCAAAAAAGCGATGGCAAACTTTTTTACGACGGACAATCTCACACTGTTAAGAGGACTAGCCATACGTAAAGCTTCCGATCATATCAATACGACAAATCAACAGGAAACACAAAAAAGTACAGGCATTCACTCTAAACTGTTAACAGTTATTGATGAGAAAAATCCTGAAATGACTAAAAAATGTTTACGTTGGACCGCTCGGTTAGCACAAGCATTGGGAACTGAGTGGATCGCATTGGAAATTTTAGAAGATCTGTCTGAGCATTCCGAGTCAGAAAACGCAAAATTAGCAACGAAATTAGGCGGTGAAGTGGTCACTTTAGAAAGTGATAATCAAAGAGATACGATCATCCAGTATGTAAAAATGCGCGGTGTTACGGATCTTGTGATGGGGAAAGTCATCAATCGCTCTCGTTTTATCCGCTTATATCGTCCCGATTTAGAAGATGAGCTTGTTTCCTTCATCCCGGATGTGGACATCCATTTAGTGCCGTATCAGTCAAATAAGTATCTTTTAAATAAGTATGCAGTAAAGAAAAAAAATCTGAATACTGTTTTCACTTGGAAAGATTTTTATATGACTTTAGGCTTGTTGGCAATGGCAACCATTTTATCAGAGCTGGGATCTTATTTTCATATTGGTGATCAGAACCTGATATTGATCTACATTTTATTTGTATTATTGGTAGCTAGAGCCACAACAGGTTATTTATGGACTGCGATAGCATCGATCGCCAGTGTGTTGATGTTCAATTGGTTTTTTGTAGCACCGCTGTATTCGTTGACGGTCTATAAACAAGGTTACCCATTGACCCTCTTTTTTATGCTTTTGGTTGCTTTGTTAGTCAGCAATTTGATGATGCAGATCAAAAAACAGGCTTTCTATGCGATGAAACGTGAACATCAGTTGGAAATTTTATACGAGCTAAATAAAAAATACTTAGTGACTCATGACCAAAAAGAAATTCTAGCGACGACAGCTGACTATTTATCGAACATGCTCGATCGCGAAGTCGTGCTGTATGATGAACAAGAAGTCAAAGAACCAAATGGCGCACCGATCAAAGGACCGTTAAGAAGTTTGGAAGAATTGGCAGTCGCAAACTGGGTTTTTGTCAATCAAAAGCAAGCTGGCTATGGAACAGATACATTGATGGGGGCTAAAGCACTCTATCTGCCAGTATTATCAAATGGTGTAACCCTAGCTGTGATCGGCATTGAAAAAAGTAAAGAGAATCCGATCACGGATGAAATCATTAGTTTTTTGGAGCTGATCTCCACACAGTTGGCACTTGCCCTCGAACAAAATATCCTCACTTCAGAGCGTCAGCAAATCTTATTTGAAAGTGAAAAAGAACGGATGCGCGGCAATTTATTGCGGGCGATCTCACATGATCTGCGTACACCACTTACAGGAATTTCAGGATCAGTTGAAGCCATTCTTGCAGAAGATAAACGTACTTTACTACCTAAAGAAACGAAACAAAAGCTACTTATCGGGATCAAAGAGGATGCAGACTGGTTGATTCGTATGGTAGAAAATCTATTATCGATCACTCGTATCAATGAAGAAACTATGAAAGTCGCAAAACGTAAAGAAGCGATTGAAGAAGTCGTGGCTTCTGCGATACAGCGAATTAGAAAAAGCTATCCAACAAGTGAAATCAAGGTTTCTTTACCAGAAGAATTTATTTTAGTACCGATGGATTCTATTTTGATCGAACAAGTCCTTTTTAATTTGATGGAAAATGCTATTCGTCATTCTAACTGCCAATCAGCGATTTTTGTGACGGTCTCACTAGCTGAAAATGATGCTGTATTTGAAGTGGCAGATCAAGGACAGGGCTTGACTTCAGAACAGCTGAAAGGTCTATTCAGCGGAATGAACCAGCAAAGTACACCCGTCGATTCAAAAAATGGCATGGGCATCGGATTATCTATTGTAAAAACGATCATCTTAGCACATGATGGCACGCTGAAAGCTGGAAATCGACCGCAAGGGGGCGCATTCTTTAGTTTTACGCTTCCGCTGGAAAGAAAGGAGCAATTATAA